In a single window of the Pseudochaenichthys georgianus chromosome 16, fPseGeo1.2, whole genome shotgun sequence genome:
- the rusc1 gene encoding uncharacterized protein rusc1 isoform X2, with product MQSSSGSSQPPKPRRFDVSRRTNTVAGLKSHGPGFQREDKNMNTIAAASPRRVTKTPVAATRTRVGVQPRAPVTQSRFVSQRLSQQGPTISKTAKPKPKTRASAAAKIAPAAAPPPLPSVLPLDTNCNEPSLPCLCCDGRSPQDNNSMFNHNHNNNNTISIRQQLKLPPPPAPLPQRQDGKGAKEPSQPPSQAQAQLEASARPAATLENKGKNADASADLDNKKNVKVEEEDDDEDSGDIDIDDDEDEADDDDDDDTLVPSCCDCPPSLLEFSLSSSTSSSSTSISSCSDLESDCADQSASICSSHDEDNLSLALSPKDHSLPQAPECKPPARSPPSLPLNCNPFILTSHSPIPPCSPDEGYPSALDSPSPDYLGVKGDSEVNKLGLLDFLESVGEFGKMERFSQVIQVARWDLEGEQHWDVLKDRLDHLDHLEKVNREVKLAYIAKLHEKGFDLGDLEEQDLSDVMDEMGNIDITWKLYKSGRGAMGDSQEFSDAGVDLTAPSDCEDPLLPDSLTSSPVGPPPRPPKPPARHASVSSDLHTYINISRETTSMAVSTSPTLSTFSPNSSSPTFTTFRCEKPLPPSPPSIPPLPTSKPVPYFTLYTTPSPSPSLPTPTPPIPPPRKRHLARKEAQRLAALQALQESTPLSLPPPTTRPPPLPPPPVISISSSSPPAIPPPPPPVLPSPPSFHVLDVEIHKLLMLAGVTQAELLKLSPELSVCVGGLEDEGDHDISSRCGDSYEFRLNEREVEKDCYRDGWSSRGKLDGDRIAYIAQETNKEAESTQRTTSFTEMARRKKKSCGLTSDPYYSTGFSNTHETKANNISFDSYRYSAEELDSPPPPPPPRPLPPIPPSVPSHKVSTLVANSAQPDRFDWLIAFTPECEGPPKLPPLAMRKSHVESQKKLSSSGSSPGSAPHVTTFKELRNGNKSTFLQTKVITDPDPDPNVITPDADILYNLRWRRQMAGGDGNEWEYTSQAQAFFMQPPPALTSMAALKEMLQRADEEGRQPELCPIQKIGCSVSDSSLWTTGREWEVEGVKREENEGKEEEEEKVVLEVEVRGRADGGRTLETRTTAVRSVSFAGSVQRTEASWMGEDVKHPMRGLGLSSLCLQEKKALVSAVSVAVEAILAQFSSSRTVVQKALSGDSTINPSLGRLVLQCLCPALHSLLTDGLKPHQSDLIAGRRPNSAWGLVQASTKPGPKIQALFNLQVRIGELPQLRQSKHRFNAFLLGLLNTKLLDFWLSHLQSCSDVLETYYRPTSIMRLSLTACQPLFEELLLVLQPLSLLTFNLDLLFQHHHLEADSHSPDIPRPPCQDAGIKLSKEGSKSKTAGCRYMESLSDVDFRSSEQRAAKQKSSPLSSPMNGGPGESTQCSAAPTNSSATYAQTSPQLLWVQETNIGDLPPPNSEEDSFTQQAGQVIQQGWGAVIRWGGRMSHNLSELNLKKEEMRMDLPELHAESDFAPVSSGAPVPWRLGRIFGASKSLSSPPGQTPPTRRPSQWLAPGVTALTRMVSSNSTPIITRAPEPQVERAPESEKELETLEMNDRPRPLRSVRTLCDHSAGRGSELSFCKGEELVVLGGVDQDWIRCRQGDKEGMVPIGYTSLIM from the exons ATGCAGTCCTCTAGCGGCTCCTCTCAGCCTCCAAAGCCGCGGCGCTTTGACGTTAGCAGGCGGACCAATACCGTGGCTGGACTGAAGTCTCACGGCCCCGGTTTTCAGAGGGAGGATAAGAACATGAACACGATCGCCGCGGCCTCCCCACGCCGAGTTACCAAAACCCCTGTTGCAGCCACCAGGACCAGGGTGGGGGTGCAGCCTCGAGCACCGGTCACCCAGTCCAGGTTTGTCTCGCAAAGGTTGAGCCAACAAGGCCCCACCATCTCCAAAACAGCTAAGCCCAAACCCAAGACTCGTGCATCTGCCGCAGCCAAAATTGCACCAGCGGCCGCTCCACCTCCACTTCCCTCCGTTCTCCCTCTTGACACGAACTGCAACGAGCCGAGCCTCCCGTGTCTGTGCTGCGATGGCCGCTCCCCGCAGGACAACAACAGCATGTTTAACCATAaccacaataacaacaacaccaTCTCTATCCGACAGCAACTGAAGCTACCGCCTCCTCCGGCCCCCTTGCCACAGAGGCAGGATGGGAAAGGAGCCAAGGAGCCGTCTCAGCCTCCGTCACAAGCGCAGGCCCAGCTGGAGGCCTCCGCCCGCCCTGCTGCCACTCTGGAAAACAAAGGCAAGAACGCAGACGCTAGCGCTGATCTGGACAACAAGAAAAATGTCAAAGTAGAGGAAGAAGATGACGATGAAGACAGTGGGGATATTGAtattgatgatgatgaagatgaggctgacgacgatgatgatgatgacacccTGGTCCCCTCGTGCTGTGACTGTCCCCCCTCCTTACTGGAGTTCTCgctctcctcctccacctcctcgtcCTCCACTTCCATCAGCTCCTGCTCTGATCTGGAGTCTGACTGTGCAGATCAATCCGCCTCCATCTGCTCTTCCCACGACGAAGATAATCTGTCCCTCGCTCTGTCCCCCAAAGACCACTCTCTCCCACAAGCCCCTGAATGCAAGCCTCCTGCGCGTTCACCCCCATCCCTTCCTCTTAACTGCAACCCCTTCATCCTGACGTCACACTCCCCAATTCCCCCGTGCTCCCCAGATGAGGGTTACCCCTCTGCCCTGGACTCCCCTTCTCCAGACTACTTAGGAGTCAAAGGTGATTCAGAGGTCAACAAACTAGGTTTGCTTGACTTTCTAGAGTCAGTAGGGGAGTTTGGGAAAATGGAGCGCTTCAGTCAGGTGATCCAAGTGGCTCGTTGGGACCTTGAGGGGGAGCAACACTGGGATGTTCTGAAGGATCGACTAGACCACCTGGACCACCTGGAGAAGGTGAACAGGGAAGTAAAACTGGCTTACATCGCCAAACTCCACGAGAAGGGATTTGATCTTGGGGATCTTGAGGAGCAAGATCTCTCAGATGTAATGGATGAAATGGGCAACATCGACATTACCTGGAAGTTGTATAAAAGCGGCAGAGGAGCGATGGGAGACTCTCAGGAGTTTTCAGATGCAGGGGTTGATCTTACGGCTCCTTCAGACTGTGAGGACCCTCTCCTTCCTGATTCCCTCACTTCTTCTCCTGTTGGCCCGCCACCGAGACCCCCCAAACCCCCAGCGCGTCATGCCAGCGTGAGCTCTGACCTCCACACCTACATCAATATCAGCAGGGAGACGACCTCCATGGCTGTCTCCACCTCTCCCACCCTGTCTACTTTCTCCCCTAACTCCTCGTCCCCCACTTTCACTACTTTTAGATGTGAGAAACCCCTACCtccatctccaccctccattCCTCCCCTCCCAACTTCTAAACCTGTCCCTTACTTCACTCTTTACACCACCCCTTCACCGTCTCCATCACTCCCCACCCCAACTCCTCCCATTCCTCCCCCTAGGAAGCGTCACCTTGCCAGGAAGGAGGCACAGCGGCTCGCTGCTCTTCAGGCCCTACAGGAAAGCACCCCCCTTTCCCTCCCTCCGCCTACCACACGTcccccacctctgcctcccccgCCAGTTATCTCAATCTCCTCCTCATCTCCCCCTGCCATACCACCTCCGCCTCCACCTGTCCTGCCCTCTCCCCCATCCTTCCATGTACTAGATGTAGAGATTCATAAGCTGTTGATGCTTGCTGGAGTGACCCAAGCGGAGCTTCTCAAACTCAGCCCAGAGCTCAGTGTTTGCGTTGGAGGGTTAGAGGATGAAGGAGATCATGATATCTCGTCCAGGTGTGGGGATTCTTATGAGTTCAGATTAAATGAGAGGGAGGTGGAGAAGGATTGTTACAGAGATGGATGGAGCAGCAGAGGCAAGTTAGATGGAGATCGAATAGCATATATAGCTCAAGAAACCAACAAGGAAGCGGAGAGCACACAAAGAACCACCTCGTTCACTGAGATggcgaggaggaagaagaagagctGCGGTCTGACCTCCGACCCCTATTACAGCACTGGTTTTAGCAATACACATGAAACTAAAGCAAACAATATTAGCTTTGACTCTTACCGGTATTCTGCAGAGGAGCTAGATTCACCtccccctccacctcctcctcgtcCTTTACCCCCAATCCCCCCATCTGTGCCATCCCACAAAGTGAGCACTCTTGTGGCTAACTCTGCACAGCCTGATCGATTTGATTGGCTAATAGCGTTCACACCTGAATGTGAAGGCCCACCAAAGCTTCCACCCCTTGCAATGAGAAAATCTCACGTGGAAAGTCAAAAGAAGCTCAGCTCATCGGGGTCATCTCCAGGTTCAGCTCCACATGTCACGACTTTTAAAGAGCTTCGTAACGGCAACAAGAGCACCTTCCTGCAAACAAAGGTGATCACTGATCCGGACCCTGACCCAAACGTTATCACTCCAGATGCAGACATCCTGTACAACCTGAGGTGGAGACGACAGATGGCAGGCGGAGACGGCAACGAATGGGAATACACTTCTCAGGCTCAGGCCTTCTTCATGCAGCCGCCACCAGCCCTCACTTCAATGGCCGCTCTGAAGGAAATGCTCCAGAGAGCTGACGAGGAGGGTAGACAACCCGAGCTGTGCCCAATACAGAAGATTGGCTGCTCGGTCAGTGACAGCAGCCTGTGGACCACGGGCAGAGAGTGGGAGGTTGAAGGAGTCAAGAGGGAGGAGAACGAAGggaaagaagaagaggaggaaaagGTGGTGTTGGAAGTTGAGGTGCGGGGACGAGCCGATGGAGGAAGGACTCTTGAAACAAGAACCACAG CTGTTCGCAGTGTCTCATTCGCTGGCTCTGTTCAGAGGACAGAGGCATCCTGGATGGGCGAAGATGTGAAGCATCCAATGAGAGGTCTGGGCCTGTCCTCTCTGTGCCTGCAGGAAAAAAAAG CTCTGGTCAGTGCCGTCAGTGTGGCAGTGGAAGCCATCTTGGCCCAGTTCAGCTCTTCTCGGACTGTAGTTCAGAAG GCTTTATCAGGAGACAGCACTATAAATCCATCTCTGGGCCGTCTGGTGCTGCAGTGCCTCTGCCCTGCACTGCACAGCTTGCTGACCGATGGCTTGAAACCTCATCAGAGTGACCTGATTGCAGGCAGGAGGCCAAATTCAGCCTGGGGTTTGGTCCAGGCATCAACCAAGCCAG GTCCGAAAATACAAGCGTTGTTCAACCTACAAGTTCGAATTGGAGAGCTGCCTCAGCTCAGACAGAGCAAACACCGGTTCAACGCATTCCTCCTTGGCCTACTCAA TACAAAGCTTCTTGATTTCTGGCTGTCTCACCTTCAGTCTTGCAGTG ATGTGCTGGAGACATATTACCGGCCCACCTCCATCATGCGTCTGTCGCTGACCGCCTGCCAGCCTCTGTTCGAGGAGCTGCTCCTTGTGCTGCAGCCTCTCAGCCTGCTGACCTTTAACCTGGACCTGCTCTTCCAGCACCATCATTTAGAGGCAGACAGTCACAGTCCAGACATCCCCCGTCCACCTTGTCAGGATGCAGGAATTAAGCTTTCAAAAGAGGGGTCCAAATCCAAAACAGCAGGCTGCAGATATATGGAAAGCCTCTCGGATGTAGACTTTCGAAGCTCAGAACAACGAGCAGCAAAACAAAAATCGTCACCATTGAGTAGCCCAATGAATGGAGGGCCAGGGGAGTCGACACAATGCAGCGCTGCACCCACAAACTCTTCGGCCACTTACGCGCAGACAAGTCCTCAGCTGTTGTGGGTGCAGGAGACAAATATTGGAGACCTTCCCCCTCCTAATTCTGAGGAGGACAGCTTCACTCAGCAGGCTGGACAG GTGATCCAGCAGGGATGGGGGGCTGTGATACGCTGGGGAGGCAGAATGAGCCATAATCTGTCTGAGCTGAACCTGAaaaaggaggagatgaggaTGGATCTGCCAGAACTTCATGCAGAGAGTGACTTCGCTCCGGTCAGCAGTGGTGCTCCGGTTCCCTGGCGTCTGGGGCGGATCTTTGGAGCCTCTAAAAGCCTCAGCAGCCCACCAGGTCAAACCCCACCAACCAG GCGTCCCTCTCAGTGGCTGGCTCCTGGAGTCACTGCTCTGACCCGAATGGTGAGCAGCAACTCCACCCCGATAATAACGAGGGCCCCGGAGCCCCAGGTAGAGAGAGCACCAGAGTCAGAGAAAGAGCTTGAGACACTGGAGATGAACGACAGACCCAGACCACTCAG GTCGGTGCGAACGCTGTGTGATCACTCTGCTGGAAGAGGGTCGGAGCTCAGCTTCTGCAAAGGGGAGGAACTGGTGGTGTTGGGAGGAGTTGATCAGGACTGGATCCGCTGTCGTCAGGGAGACAAAGAGGGGATGGTACCTATCGGCTACACCTCcctcatcatgtga
- the rusc1 gene encoding uncharacterized protein rusc1 isoform X1, translated as MQSSSGSSQPPKPRRFDVSRRTNTVAGLKSHGPGFQREDKNMNTIAAASPRRVTKTPVAATRTRVGVQPRAPVTQSRFVSQRLSQQGPTISKTAKPKPKTRASAAAKIAPAAAPPPLPSVLPLDTNCNEPSLPCLCCDGRSPQDNNSMFNHNHNNNNTISIRQQLKLPPPPAPLPQRQDGKGAKEPSQPPSQAQAQLEASARPAATLENKGKNADASADLDNKKNVKVEEEDDDEDSGDIDIDDDEDEADDDDDDDTLVPSCCDCPPSLLEFSLSSSTSSSSTSISSCSDLESDCADQSASICSSHDEDNLSLALSPKDHSLPQAPECKPPARSPPSLPLNCNPFILTSHSPIPPCSPDEGYPSALDSPSPDYLGVKGDSEVNKLGLLDFLESVGEFGKMERFSQVIQVARWDLEGEQHWDVLKDRLDHLDHLEKVNREVKLAYIAKLHEKGFDLGDLEEQDLSDVMDEMGNIDITWKLYKSGRGAMGDSQEFSDAGVDLTAPSDCEDPLLPDSLTSSPVGPPPRPPKPPARHASVSSDLHTYINISRETTSMAVSTSPTLSTFSPNSSSPTFTTFRCEKPLPPSPPSIPPLPTSKPVPYFTLYTTPSPSPSLPTPTPPIPPPRKRHLARKEAQRLAALQALQESTPLSLPPPTTRPPPLPPPPVISISSSSPPAIPPPPPPVLPSPPSFHVLDVEIHKLLMLAGVTQAELLKLSPELSVCVGGLEDEGDHDISSRCGDSYEFRLNEREVEKDCYRDGWSSRGKLDGDRIAYIAQETNKEAESTQRTTSFTEMARRKKKSCGLTSDPYYSTGFSNTHETKANNISFDSYRYSAEELDSPPPPPPPRPLPPIPPSVPSHKVSTLVANSAQPDRFDWLIAFTPECEGPPKLPPLAMRKSHVESQKKLSSSGSSPGSAPHVTTFKELRNGNKSTFLQTKVITDPDPDPNVITPDADILYNLRWRRQMAGGDGNEWEYTSQAQAFFMQPPPALTSMAALKEMLQRADEEGRQPELCPIQKIGCSVSDSSLWTTGREWEVEGVKREENEGKEEEEEKVVLEVEVRGRADGGRTLETRTTVSSPPLSLAQSSQPYFLHTALPSYHPGYCNAQPFADPRPHSHAGRESKDKYCNTPTPPAASSACIHRDDSGTDMSFGFHFESLDDVSVDSPCDYGTIFNTQRDFVSDSPCHFDSLYCSNSGTHVKSDTPDSGTTVAPGCTTPYKNIDVMMTYSNGINAFDSLHSEKRPHSHTDNRNKARTSKELPPLPTYYLYHPKNCPLHRGAPPRLSPIGALSPPHRPGAPPPGTAGFRLSSPLFPRSHTLPALTAPLYYPNLYPPIPPRAPPLPPKLYQAPPQSHVATVRSVSFAGSVQRTEASWMGEDVKHPMRGLGLSSLCLQEKKALVSAVSVAVEAILAQFSSSRTVVQKALSGDSTINPSLGRLVLQCLCPALHSLLTDGLKPHQSDLIAGRRPNSAWGLVQASTKPGPKIQALFNLQVRIGELPQLRQSKHRFNAFLLGLLNTKLLDFWLSHLQSCSDVLETYYRPTSIMRLSLTACQPLFEELLLVLQPLSLLTFNLDLLFQHHHLEADSHSPDIPRPPCQDAGIKLSKEGSKSKTAGCRYMESLSDVDFRSSEQRAAKQKSSPLSSPMNGGPGESTQCSAAPTNSSATYAQTSPQLLWVQETNIGDLPPPNSEEDSFTQQAGQVIQQGWGAVIRWGGRMSHNLSELNLKKEEMRMDLPELHAESDFAPVSSGAPVPWRLGRIFGASKSLSSPPGQTPPTRRPSQWLAPGVTALTRMVSSNSTPIITRAPEPQVERAPESEKELETLEMNDRPRPLRSVRTLCDHSAGRGSELSFCKGEELVVLGGVDQDWIRCRQGDKEGMVPIGYTSLIM; from the exons ATGCAGTCCTCTAGCGGCTCCTCTCAGCCTCCAAAGCCGCGGCGCTTTGACGTTAGCAGGCGGACCAATACCGTGGCTGGACTGAAGTCTCACGGCCCCGGTTTTCAGAGGGAGGATAAGAACATGAACACGATCGCCGCGGCCTCCCCACGCCGAGTTACCAAAACCCCTGTTGCAGCCACCAGGACCAGGGTGGGGGTGCAGCCTCGAGCACCGGTCACCCAGTCCAGGTTTGTCTCGCAAAGGTTGAGCCAACAAGGCCCCACCATCTCCAAAACAGCTAAGCCCAAACCCAAGACTCGTGCATCTGCCGCAGCCAAAATTGCACCAGCGGCCGCTCCACCTCCACTTCCCTCCGTTCTCCCTCTTGACACGAACTGCAACGAGCCGAGCCTCCCGTGTCTGTGCTGCGATGGCCGCTCCCCGCAGGACAACAACAGCATGTTTAACCATAaccacaataacaacaacaccaTCTCTATCCGACAGCAACTGAAGCTACCGCCTCCTCCGGCCCCCTTGCCACAGAGGCAGGATGGGAAAGGAGCCAAGGAGCCGTCTCAGCCTCCGTCACAAGCGCAGGCCCAGCTGGAGGCCTCCGCCCGCCCTGCTGCCACTCTGGAAAACAAAGGCAAGAACGCAGACGCTAGCGCTGATCTGGACAACAAGAAAAATGTCAAAGTAGAGGAAGAAGATGACGATGAAGACAGTGGGGATATTGAtattgatgatgatgaagatgaggctgacgacgatgatgatgatgacacccTGGTCCCCTCGTGCTGTGACTGTCCCCCCTCCTTACTGGAGTTCTCgctctcctcctccacctcctcgtcCTCCACTTCCATCAGCTCCTGCTCTGATCTGGAGTCTGACTGTGCAGATCAATCCGCCTCCATCTGCTCTTCCCACGACGAAGATAATCTGTCCCTCGCTCTGTCCCCCAAAGACCACTCTCTCCCACAAGCCCCTGAATGCAAGCCTCCTGCGCGTTCACCCCCATCCCTTCCTCTTAACTGCAACCCCTTCATCCTGACGTCACACTCCCCAATTCCCCCGTGCTCCCCAGATGAGGGTTACCCCTCTGCCCTGGACTCCCCTTCTCCAGACTACTTAGGAGTCAAAGGTGATTCAGAGGTCAACAAACTAGGTTTGCTTGACTTTCTAGAGTCAGTAGGGGAGTTTGGGAAAATGGAGCGCTTCAGTCAGGTGATCCAAGTGGCTCGTTGGGACCTTGAGGGGGAGCAACACTGGGATGTTCTGAAGGATCGACTAGACCACCTGGACCACCTGGAGAAGGTGAACAGGGAAGTAAAACTGGCTTACATCGCCAAACTCCACGAGAAGGGATTTGATCTTGGGGATCTTGAGGAGCAAGATCTCTCAGATGTAATGGATGAAATGGGCAACATCGACATTACCTGGAAGTTGTATAAAAGCGGCAGAGGAGCGATGGGAGACTCTCAGGAGTTTTCAGATGCAGGGGTTGATCTTACGGCTCCTTCAGACTGTGAGGACCCTCTCCTTCCTGATTCCCTCACTTCTTCTCCTGTTGGCCCGCCACCGAGACCCCCCAAACCCCCAGCGCGTCATGCCAGCGTGAGCTCTGACCTCCACACCTACATCAATATCAGCAGGGAGACGACCTCCATGGCTGTCTCCACCTCTCCCACCCTGTCTACTTTCTCCCCTAACTCCTCGTCCCCCACTTTCACTACTTTTAGATGTGAGAAACCCCTACCtccatctccaccctccattCCTCCCCTCCCAACTTCTAAACCTGTCCCTTACTTCACTCTTTACACCACCCCTTCACCGTCTCCATCACTCCCCACCCCAACTCCTCCCATTCCTCCCCCTAGGAAGCGTCACCTTGCCAGGAAGGAGGCACAGCGGCTCGCTGCTCTTCAGGCCCTACAGGAAAGCACCCCCCTTTCCCTCCCTCCGCCTACCACACGTcccccacctctgcctcccccgCCAGTTATCTCAATCTCCTCCTCATCTCCCCCTGCCATACCACCTCCGCCTCCACCTGTCCTGCCCTCTCCCCCATCCTTCCATGTACTAGATGTAGAGATTCATAAGCTGTTGATGCTTGCTGGAGTGACCCAAGCGGAGCTTCTCAAACTCAGCCCAGAGCTCAGTGTTTGCGTTGGAGGGTTAGAGGATGAAGGAGATCATGATATCTCGTCCAGGTGTGGGGATTCTTATGAGTTCAGATTAAATGAGAGGGAGGTGGAGAAGGATTGTTACAGAGATGGATGGAGCAGCAGAGGCAAGTTAGATGGAGATCGAATAGCATATATAGCTCAAGAAACCAACAAGGAAGCGGAGAGCACACAAAGAACCACCTCGTTCACTGAGATggcgaggaggaagaagaagagctGCGGTCTGACCTCCGACCCCTATTACAGCACTGGTTTTAGCAATACACATGAAACTAAAGCAAACAATATTAGCTTTGACTCTTACCGGTATTCTGCAGAGGAGCTAGATTCACCtccccctccacctcctcctcgtcCTTTACCCCCAATCCCCCCATCTGTGCCATCCCACAAAGTGAGCACTCTTGTGGCTAACTCTGCACAGCCTGATCGATTTGATTGGCTAATAGCGTTCACACCTGAATGTGAAGGCCCACCAAAGCTTCCACCCCTTGCAATGAGAAAATCTCACGTGGAAAGTCAAAAGAAGCTCAGCTCATCGGGGTCATCTCCAGGTTCAGCTCCACATGTCACGACTTTTAAAGAGCTTCGTAACGGCAACAAGAGCACCTTCCTGCAAACAAAGGTGATCACTGATCCGGACCCTGACCCAAACGTTATCACTCCAGATGCAGACATCCTGTACAACCTGAGGTGGAGACGACAGATGGCAGGCGGAGACGGCAACGAATGGGAATACACTTCTCAGGCTCAGGCCTTCTTCATGCAGCCGCCACCAGCCCTCACTTCAATGGCCGCTCTGAAGGAAATGCTCCAGAGAGCTGACGAGGAGGGTAGACAACCCGAGCTGTGCCCAATACAGAAGATTGGCTGCTCGGTCAGTGACAGCAGCCTGTGGACCACGGGCAGAGAGTGGGAGGTTGAAGGAGTCAAGAGGGAGGAGAACGAAGggaaagaagaagaggaggaaaagGTGGTGTTGGAAGTTGAGGTGCGGGGACGAGCCGATGGAGGAAGGACTCTTGAAACAAGAACCACAG TTTCCTCCCCACCACTGTCCCTCGCCCAGTCCTCCCAACCCTACTTCCTGCACACTGCCCTCCCTTCCTATCACCCAGGCTACTGTAACGCCCAGCCCTTTGCAGATCCCAGACCCCACAGCCATGCAGGCAGGGAGTCCAAAGACAAATACTGCAATACACCGACCCCCCCTGCTGCCAGCTCAGCTTGTATCCACAGAGATGATTCTGGCACTGACATGAGCTTCGGCTTTCATTTTGAATCCCTGGATGATGTTAGTGTAGACTCTCCTTGTGATTATGGGACTATCTTTAACACACAGAGGGACTTTGTGTCTGACTCTCCCTGTCATTTTGACTCCCTATACTGCAGTAACTCAGGCACACACGTTAAGTCAGACACACCTGATAGTGGCACCACAGTGGCCCCAGGCTGCACCACCCCATATAAGAACATAGATGTTATGATGACGTATTCAAACGGTATCAACGCATTCGATTCGCTGCATTCAGAAAAGCGCCcacactctcacacagacaACAGAAACAAGGCAAGGACGTCCAAAGAGCTTCCTCCTCTCCCTACATATTACCTGTACCACCCTAAAAACTGCCCTCTGCACAGGGGAGCCCCTCCTCGTCTCTCCCCTATCGGTGCCCTCTCCCCTCCCCATCGCCCCGGAGCCCCCCCCCCAGGCACTGCAGGCTTCCGCCTCAGCTCCCCGCTTTTCCCCCGCTCTCACACCTTGCCTGCCCTCACTGCTCCCCTATACTATCCAAACCTTTACCCTCCTATACCACCAAGGGCGCCCCCCCTTCCCCCAAAACTCTACCAGGCTCCTCCGCAGTCACACGTGGCGA CTGTTCGCAGTGTCTCATTCGCTGGCTCTGTTCAGAGGACAGAGGCATCCTGGATGGGCGAAGATGTGAAGCATCCAATGAGAGGTCTGGGCCTGTCCTCTCTGTGCCTGCAGGAAAAAAAAG CTCTGGTCAGTGCCGTCAGTGTGGCAGTGGAAGCCATCTTGGCCCAGTTCAGCTCTTCTCGGACTGTAGTTCAGAAG GCTTTATCAGGAGACAGCACTATAAATCCATCTCTGGGCCGTCTGGTGCTGCAGTGCCTCTGCCCTGCACTGCACAGCTTGCTGACCGATGGCTTGAAACCTCATCAGAGTGACCTGATTGCAGGCAGGAGGCCAAATTCAGCCTGGGGTTTGGTCCAGGCATCAACCAAGCCAG GTCCGAAAATACAAGCGTTGTTCAACCTACAAGTTCGAATTGGAGAGCTGCCTCAGCTCAGACAGAGCAAACACCGGTTCAACGCATTCCTCCTTGGCCTACTCAA TACAAAGCTTCTTGATTTCTGGCTGTCTCACCTTCAGTCTTGCAGTG ATGTGCTGGAGACATATTACCGGCCCACCTCCATCATGCGTCTGTCGCTGACCGCCTGCCAGCCTCTGTTCGAGGAGCTGCTCCTTGTGCTGCAGCCTCTCAGCCTGCTGACCTTTAACCTGGACCTGCTCTTCCAGCACCATCATTTAGAGGCAGACAGTCACAGTCCAGACATCCCCCGTCCACCTTGTCAGGATGCAGGAATTAAGCTTTCAAAAGAGGGGTCCAAATCCAAAACAGCAGGCTGCAGATATATGGAAAGCCTCTCGGATGTAGACTTTCGAAGCTCAGAACAACGAGCAGCAAAACAAAAATCGTCACCATTGAGTAGCCCAATGAATGGAGGGCCAGGGGAGTCGACACAATGCAGCGCTGCACCCACAAACTCTTCGGCCACTTACGCGCAGACAAGTCCTCAGCTGTTGTGGGTGCAGGAGACAAATATTGGAGACCTTCCCCCTCCTAATTCTGAGGAGGACAGCTTCACTCAGCAGGCTGGACAG GTGATCCAGCAGGGATGGGGGGCTGTGATACGCTGGGGAGGCAGAATGAGCCATAATCTGTCTGAGCTGAACCTGAaaaaggaggagatgaggaTGGATCTGCCAGAACTTCATGCAGAGAGTGACTTCGCTCCGGTCAGCAGTGGTGCTCCGGTTCCCTGGCGTCTGGGGCGGATCTTTGGAGCCTCTAAAAGCCTCAGCAGCCCACCAGGTCAAACCCCACCAACCAG GCGTCCCTCTCAGTGGCTGGCTCCTGGAGTCACTGCTCTGACCCGAATGGTGAGCAGCAACTCCACCCCGATAATAACGAGGGCCCCGGAGCCCCAGGTAGAGAGAGCACCAGAGTCAGAGAAAGAGCTTGAGACACTGGAGATGAACGACAGACCCAGACCACTCAG GTCGGTGCGAACGCTGTGTGATCACTCTGCTGGAAGAGGGTCGGAGCTCAGCTTCTGCAAAGGGGAGGAACTGGTGGTGTTGGGAGGAGTTGATCAGGACTGGATCCGCTGTCGTCAGGGAGACAAAGAGGGGATGGTACCTATCGGCTACACCTCcctcatcatgtga